One region of Fragaria vesca subsp. vesca linkage group LG4, FraVesHawaii_1.0, whole genome shotgun sequence genomic DNA includes:
- the LOC101298995 gene encoding pentatricopeptide repeat-containing protein At1g50270-like: MSLCHKDTTFNHLKQIHSLLVTLGSSQNDCLLPKLLTSIAPTSKPSHLAYASFLIDHVQAPTTTRLWNSIITAFSKTSEPHRSLVSYSTMRRNGVVPDQHTFPLLLKAFPKLDNKDPFQFYAHTVKFGLNLDQFVSNSFISVLCGCGYLEAAHQVFVESTEKDVIGWTALVDGYVKNGHALEAMKCFVETRLVGIRVDEVTVVSALCAAGMAGDVWFGRWVHGFYVEAGRVKWDVYVGSALVDMYMKCGRHDDARKVYSAMSSRNVVSWSALIAGYVQCEKFKDALLVLKCMVLEDVKPNQSTLSSVLTSCAHLGALDQGKLIHGYIYRHNVQVNTLLGRGLVDMYAKCGGIDKALSVFSKLASKDVFTWTAMINGLASHGDALDALNLFTQMLQNGILPNDVTFTGVLSACAHRGLVEEGRRAFGSMKQVFHLEPHVDHYGCMVDLLGRAGYLEEARQMIEDMPMVPTAGIWGTFLGSCVIHKNFELGELAGSHLIKLDSNHSGRYVLLANLYSTWNKWKAAAGIRKLMKGKGVEKIPGYSWIEVNGAMFEFAAFDKSHSESDRIYLMLDIMLVQMRLSGYVPDINLFAF; the protein is encoded by the coding sequence ATGTCTTTGTGCCATAAAGACACAACCTTTAACCATTTGAAGCAAATCCACTCCCTCCTTGTTACCCTTGGCTCTTCACAAAACGATTGCTTGCTACCCAAGCTTCTCACTTCCATTGCACCCACCTCTAAGCCTAGTCATCTCGCCTATGCTTCCTTCCTCATTGACCATGTACAAGCACCCACCACCACTCGCCTATGGAACTCCATCATCACTGCATTCTCTAAGACCTCAGAGCCTCATAGGTCCCTTGTTTCGTATTCAACAATGCGCCGCAATGGGGTTGTCCCGGACCAGCACACCTTCCCATTGCTGCTCAAGGCCTTCCCCAAGTTGGACAACAAGGACCCATTTCAGTTTTATGCTCATACAGTCAAGTTTGGATTGAATTTGGATCAGTTTGTTAGCAATTCGTTTATATCTGTGTTGTGTGGTTGTGGGTACTTGGAGGCTGCACACCAGGTGTTTGTTGAAAGTACTGAGAAGGATGTGATTGGCTGGACGGCGTTGGTTGATGGGTATGTTAAGAATGGTCATGCTTTAGAAGCAATGAAGTGTTTTGTGGAGACGAGATTGGTGGGGATTAGGGTCGATGAGGTGACTGTTGTTAGTGCTCTTTGTGCTGCTGGAATGGCTGGTGATGTTTGGTTCGGGCGATGGGTTCATGGGTTTTATGTGGAAGCAGGAAGAGTGAAGTGGGATGTCTATGTTGGTAGTGCTCTTGTCGATATGTACATGAAGTGTGGCCGCCACGATGATGCTCGGAAAGTGTATAGTGCCATGTCGAGTAGAAATGTGGTATCTTGGAGTGCGTTGATAGCAGGTTATGTGCAGTGCGAGAAATTTAAAGATGCACTGCTTGTCTTGAAATGTATGGTTTTGGAGGATGTGAAGCCTAACCAATCTACATTGTCGAGTGTTCTTACCTCTTGTGCGCACCTAGGAGCACTGGATCAGGGAAAGTTGATCCATGGGTATATATATAGGCATAATGTACAAGTGAATACGTTGCTTGGAAGAGGGTTAGTAGATATGTATGCAAAATGTGGGGGCATTGATAAGGCACTATCGGTTTTCAGCAAGCTGGCTAGCAAGGATGTCTTTACATGGACTGCTATGATTAATGGGTTGGCATCACATGGAGATGCTTTAGATGCGTTGAACTTGTTTACGCAGATGTTACAGAATGGGATTCTACCCAATGACGTAACTTTCACGGGTGTTCTTAGTGCGTGTGCTCACAGAGGCCTTGTCGAAGAGGGGCGCAGAGCTTTTGGATCAATGAAGCAAGTTTTCCATCTGGAACCACATGTAGATCACTACGGCTGTATGGTTGATTTACTTGGTAGGGCTGGGTACTTGGAGGAAGCCAGACAAATGATCGAGGACATGCCAATGGTGCCCACAGCTGGTATATGGGGAACTTTCCTTGGTTCCTGTGTGATTCACAAGAATTTTGAGCTAGGTGAACTTGCAGGAAGTCATTTGATCAAGCTAGATTCCAATCACAGTGGACGATACGTACTATTGGCAAATCTGTATTCGACATGGAATAAATGGAAAGCAGCTGCTGGCATCAGGAAGCTCATGAAAGGGAAAGGTGTTGAAAAGATACCAGGGTATAGCTGGATAGAAGTCAATGGTGCAATGTTCGAGTTCGCCGCGTTTGACAAATCACATTCTGAATCAGATCGTATATATCTGATGTTGGATATCATGCTTGTGCAGATGAGACTCTCTGGTTATGTTCCCGACATTAACCTATTTGCATTTTGA
- the LOC101293871 gene encoding uncharacterized protein LOC101293871: protein MASHSLEECSQRGKRPLIIDLNYPAPCEELDLNTRFTWSNSQQGHDEGHGWLGPQTSNDREVIDDDIAFISPVIYAQSKNNSRRNLEVRDVVATNTEMHSGHSDWGAQIPQIPLHCHKRKRTLRNQAVLNWELHFSSEDGDKNKIEEVPSPEVPESTPPQEIPSFSCPICLGPLSEETSTKCGHIFCKMCIEASIKVQHKCPTCRKKLRMKDTIRVYLPTK from the exons ATGGCCTCACATTCTTTGGAGGAATGTTCTCAAAGGGGGAAGAGGCCACTTATTATAGACCTCAACTATCCTGCGCCATGTGAGGAGCTGGATTTAAATACCAGATTTACCTGGTCCAATAGCCAACAAGGTCATGATGAAGGACATGGTTGGTTAGGACCACAAACTTCAAACGATCGTGAGGTCATTGATGATGACATTGCTTTCATATCCCCGGTGATATATGCCCAA TCCAAGAATAATTCTAGAAGAAACCTTGAGGTGAGGGATGTCGTAGCTACCAATACAGAAATGCATAGTGGTCATTCAG ATTGGGGTGCTCAGATTCCTCAAATTCCCCTTCATTGCCACAAGCGCAAAAGAACTTTACGAAATCAAGCAGTTCTGAATTGGGAGCTTCACTTTAGCTCAGAAGACGGTGACAAGAACAAG ATAGAGGAAGTACCTTCTCCTGAAGTTCCTGAGAGCACACCACCTCAAGAGATACCTTCCTTCAGCTGCCCAATATGTTTGGGACCTTTAAGTGAAGAAACATCAACAAAGTGTGGTCACATCTTCTGCAAGATGTGTATTGAAGCGTCAATAAAAGTTCAGCACAAATGCCCAACTTGTCGTAAAAAGCTTAGAATGAAAGACACCATCAGGGTGTACCTTCCTACCAAATAA
- the LOC101299292 gene encoding uncharacterized protein LOC101299292, translating to MEDPPPSSSPSDLTTLHRQVLELEALLDRIRRDDDSDSPASDSQGLLKDCFRFLESRVEKIVSDCSDVGLLGDQDFEAYVGRFEEELSSVEAESAKVSDEIEGLVRTHEEDLNRLNVDIGQVKCSLEFVGLQDLDKEKLVADVDIYGKYQLDPMDVNEEKFKLLELENQIDMNHIILKSLQDLEHKLKWLDATEQFEDAFSGIKVISFEESCIRLSLSTYVPKSKGLSQQIIEDTTSVNHELLIELVEGTMDLSDAEIFPNDVCIRDILDAAKSLSKSSLQWFVTKVQDKIVKQHGANSGK from the exons ATGGAAGACCCGCCTCCTTCTTCATCACCGTCCGACCTCACCACCCTCCACAG ACAAGTGCTTGAGCTTGAAGCGCTTCTCGATCGAATCCGCCGAGACGATGATTCCGATTCACCGGCTTCAGATTCCCAGGGTTTACTCAAAGACTGCTTTCGGTTTCTCGAG AGTAGAGTTGAAAAGATAGTGTCTGATTGCTCTGACGTTGGTCTTTTAGGGGATCAAGATTTCG AGGCATACGTGGGACGTTTCGAGGAGGAGCTTAGTTCTGTGGAGGCCGAGAGCGCTAAGGTTTCTGATGAAATTGAGGGTCTTGTTAGAACCCATGAGGAAG ATTTGAATCGGCTCAATGTTGATATTGGGCAGGTGAAATGTTCGTTGGAATTTGTTGGATTGCAG GATCTGGACAAAGAAAAACTGGTTGCAGATGTTGATATATATGGAAAATATCAGTTGGATCCAATGGATGTGAATGAAGAAAAATTCAAG CTACTGGAACTTGAAAATCAGATTGACATGAATCATATAATATTGAAGTCTCTACAAGATTTGGAACATAAACTTAAATG GCTTGACGCCACTGAACAGTTTGAAGATGCATTTTCAGGTATCAAGGTCATTTCATTTGAGGAAAGCTGTATTAGGTTATCACTTAGTACGTATGTTCCAAAGTCAAAAGGTCTGTCCCAACAAATAATTGAAGATACCACCTCTGTGAATCACGAGCTACTAATTGAACTGGTGGAGGGGACTATGGACTTGAGCGATGCTGAG ATTTTTCCAAATGATGTATGTATAAGAGATATTCTTGATGCTGCGAAGTCTTTGAG TAAATCTTCATTGCAGTGGTTCGTAACGAAAGTGCAAGACAAAATTGTTAAGCAGCATGGGGCGAATAGCGGGAAATAA